A portion of the uncultured Draconibacterium sp. genome contains these proteins:
- a CDS encoding V-type ATP synthase subunit D, whose amino-acid sequence MAGIKIKYTKTERARQKKILKVSERMLPLFEAMEKSLMATINTIAERIEQIREEIEKNRKAAEPWTAVMSDSWVEISEYISVNKVITKTVDVAGVRVQQFVKVDFNLMPINDNTPLWVDDAIELMQVQLQLLAEIEVLKEQIELLEEELLDVRARVKLFENRRIPNAKLAIRKIGQKLQDDERLTIATAKVVKTSKQKEGSL is encoded by the coding sequence ATGGCAGGTATAAAAATAAAATATACAAAAACCGAGCGGGCCCGTCAGAAGAAAATTCTGAAGGTTTCGGAAAGGATGCTGCCCTTGTTTGAAGCGATGGAAAAATCGTTGATGGCAACCATAAATACCATTGCTGAACGGATTGAGCAAATTCGCGAAGAGATTGAAAAGAACAGAAAAGCAGCAGAACCATGGACGGCCGTTATGAGCGACTCGTGGGTTGAAATCAGTGAATATATTTCGGTGAATAAAGTTATTACCAAAACCGTTGATGTGGCCGGTGTTCGAGTGCAACAGTTCGTTAAGGTTGACTTTAACTTAATGCCAATTAACGACAACACGCCTTTGTGGGTTGACGATGCCATTGAACTGATGCAGGTGCAACTGCAATTGCTGGCCGAAATAGAAGTTTTGAAAGAACAAATCGAGCTATTGGAAGAGGAATTACTGGATGTGCGCGCACGGGTTAAACTGTTCGAAAATCGTCGTATTCCGAATGCAAAACTGGCCATCCGTAAAATCGGGCAAAAGTTACAGGACGACGAACGTCTTACAATTGCAACGGCAAAAGTGGTAAAAACAAGCAAACAAAAGGAGGGCAGCTTATGA
- a CDS encoding V-type ATP synthase subunit A produces the protein MNNNNKTRKGKLISIQDSLVKARFYGNVIMGETANVIVDGKSLQAEVLQIIPDPKHADAGIVEMQVFEDLTGAQIGDQVEFTGKSLSVLLGPGLLTSIWDGLQNPLYKLGEQDPYLVPGMKAPALDEEKLWDFTPSVTVGDKVSGGDAIGTVPEGRLTHSILVPFNFGKCKVENIIEKSEVNITETVAVISDSQNVKHELKLAFRWAVKSPIPFKERAIPSKTISTGVRVIDLLAPVSYGGTVGNPGPFGAGKTVLQHSLCKYALADIIIMAACGERAGEAVEVFKDFAELEDPSTGDSLMNRMCIFGNTSSMPVAAREASVFIALTVGEYYRYQGYSVVLLADSTSRWAQALRERSGRQGDIPGPEAFPMDIPDQIKGMYQRAGADQGTGGSLTFIGTVSPAGGNFQEPVTQATMDATGGFWGLSQDRADAKKYPAIDPLAYTSSVYDSFISWDDRNKMLQTLYEANGIDQTISTIGLKKVPVEKYILFQKGLTIDFCVMQQNAFHKLDACTRPERLIVINEAVQKLISSPINFVQDDKEDEEVKEQIKAKFDELRQWWKDWNTSAESIDEMAVLPQKIEQFILQEEYTL, from the coding sequence ATGAACAATAATAATAAAACCAGAAAAGGCAAGCTCATATCCATTCAGGATTCGCTGGTAAAAGCGCGATTCTATGGAAATGTGATAATGGGTGAAACTGCCAATGTTATCGTAGATGGGAAATCGTTACAAGCCGAGGTACTACAAATAATTCCCGATCCGAAACATGCGGATGCGGGAATTGTTGAGATGCAGGTTTTTGAAGATTTAACCGGTGCTCAAATTGGCGATCAGGTTGAATTTACCGGAAAGTCTTTATCGGTACTTCTGGGTCCGGGACTACTAACCAGTATTTGGGACGGACTTCAAAATCCACTTTATAAATTGGGTGAACAAGATCCTTACCTGGTGCCCGGAATGAAAGCTCCGGCACTCGATGAAGAAAAACTGTGGGACTTTACGCCGTCAGTAACTGTTGGAGACAAAGTAAGTGGTGGCGATGCCATCGGTACCGTTCCCGAAGGACGTTTGACGCACAGCATTTTGGTGCCTTTCAATTTCGGAAAATGCAAAGTGGAAAACATTATCGAGAAAAGCGAGGTTAATATTACAGAAACTGTTGCCGTTATTTCTGATAGTCAAAATGTAAAACACGAGTTAAAACTGGCATTCCGCTGGGCAGTTAAATCGCCAATTCCATTTAAAGAACGCGCTATTCCAAGCAAAACAATTTCTACCGGAGTACGTGTTATCGATTTACTGGCACCGGTTAGTTATGGCGGAACGGTTGGAAACCCCGGTCCGTTTGGTGCCGGAAAAACCGTACTACAGCACTCGTTGTGTAAATATGCTTTAGCCGATATTATTATTATGGCAGCCTGTGGCGAACGTGCCGGAGAGGCGGTTGAGGTATTTAAAGACTTTGCCGAACTGGAAGATCCGTCAACCGGCGACTCGCTGATGAACCGGATGTGTATTTTCGGAAATACCAGTTCGATGCCTGTTGCAGCGCGCGAGGCCAGTGTATTTATTGCACTTACTGTTGGCGAATATTACCGCTACCAGGGATACAGCGTGGTTCTTTTGGCCGACTCAACTTCGCGTTGGGCACAGGCACTTCGCGAACGTAGTGGTCGCCAGGGAGATATTCCCGGTCCTGAGGCTTTCCCGATGGATATCCCGGATCAGATTAAAGGAATGTATCAGCGTGCCGGCGCCGATCAGGGTACTGGCGGTTCACTGACATTTATCGGAACAGTGTCGCCTGCAGGAGGTAACTTCCAGGAGCCGGTAACACAGGCAACAATGGATGCAACCGGTGGTTTCTGGGGATTGTCGCAAGACCGTGCCGATGCAAAAAAATACCCGGCCATCGATCCGCTGGCTTACACTTCGTCGGTGTACGACAGTTTTATTTCGTGGGACGATCGTAACAAAATGCTACAAACACTTTACGAGGCAAACGGCATCGATCAAACCATCAGTACTATTGGTTTGAAAAAAGTTCCGGTTGAAAAATATATTCTTTTTCAAAAAGGACTTACCATCGATTTTTGTGTAATGCAGCAAAATGCTTTCCATAAACTGGATGCTTGTACGCGTCCTGAACGCCTTATTGTTATCAATGAAGCCGTTCAAAAACTCATCAGCAGTCCCATTAACTTTGTTCAGGATGACAAAGAAGATGAAGAGGTGAAAGAGCAAATAAAAGCAAAATTTGATGAGCTGCGCCAGTGGTGGAAAGACTGGAACACATCGGCCGAAAGTATTGATGAGATGGCGGTTCTTCCACAGAAAATCGAACAATTTATTTTACAAGAAGAGTACACACTATGA
- a CDS encoding DUF2764 family protein, with translation MVYLMTSLPSLSLGEAPPITIDEFNDDAKRQLSSRHFKALQSVDIQKLDAKVGVKSISSLINSLKEDLSEVREAKAQNRQAKPERMPNALLRGNPMEREMNILQWQWEELQDIEAGKTFTLTEVLVYKLKLQLVERLYSFDEIRGAEVLASVVNPGKNKEDK, from the coding sequence ATGGTTTATCTTATGACCAGTTTGCCATCGTTGTCCCTGGGAGAGGCTCCTCCGATTACAATTGATGAATTTAACGATGACGCAAAACGCCAATTGTCTTCCCGGCATTTTAAGGCGCTGCAATCTGTTGATATTCAAAAATTGGATGCTAAAGTTGGAGTAAAAAGCATTTCATCGCTGATAAATAGTTTAAAGGAAGATCTTTCAGAAGTTAGAGAAGCCAAAGCACAAAACCGTCAGGCGAAGCCGGAACGAATGCCAAATGCATTGCTGCGGGGCAACCCAATGGAGCGCGAGATGAATATTTTGCAATGGCAATGGGAAGAATTGCAGGATATTGAAGCCGGCAAAACATTCACGTTAACTGAAGTTTTGGTGTACAAACTAAAACTCCAGCTGGTTGAAAGATTGTATTCCTTCGACGAAATTAGAGGTGCCGAAGTACTGGCATCGGTGGTAAATCCGGGGAAAAACAAGGAGGACAAATAA
- a CDS encoding V-type ATPase 116kDa subunit family protein, with the protein MIAEMKKLMLFMPDSAIDIDAELTALGELGVIHIAPLQPAKHESIERVDARIKQLQQAISVLDRYDDEEYNLAKNDEITDYSKLERGAVFLMETVLDAEHHRQELKNIKRNLTSDIAWFENWGNITLKDIKDLNEKGIYIKTYLLDDRELKKISDREDIQEVGKINDLNQVILLTKDAGERLLELEALPFPQNELENARELLDATNNDLKSTKEFLLQLREQKAVLEDGLKERLRRYDVRNVQFGGLAVDKHVRFWKGFIPLEHVDEFIETAEKRHWGYIIEDPLPEEMEEVPTLVRTPKWAQRIQPVMDFMGLVPGYKEMDVSRVFMVFFTFFTGILVGDAGYGLVFLLITFLAHRKKKFAKQIEFGLIYTLSVSIMFWGILTGTYFGSEAIAEWPVLRSLKIDALASFGGDSLILQKIMFLVGAIHLTVGHLQVAWKFNNSVRAIAQFGWIAIIWGLYLIVNQMVLGIEAPAFMVWLFVGGALLVALFSKPGKSFFKGMISSIGSLPLSIINGFSDIISYIRLYAVGLATVLMAASFNQMAIGDGITTVASGIGAVLVLILGHGLNMILAAMAVLVHGVRLNMLEYAGHAEVEFSGNEYKPFKLKDNKQ; encoded by the coding sequence ATGATAGCAGAAATGAAAAAACTGATGCTGTTTATGCCCGACTCGGCCATTGATATTGATGCCGAACTGACGGCTTTAGGAGAACTCGGTGTTATACACATTGCTCCGTTGCAACCTGCAAAACACGAATCGATTGAGCGGGTTGATGCACGTATCAAACAATTGCAACAAGCTATTTCCGTTCTCGATCGTTACGATGACGAGGAGTACAACTTGGCGAAAAATGATGAAATTACCGATTACTCGAAACTGGAAAGAGGCGCGGTTTTTCTTATGGAAACGGTGTTGGATGCTGAACATCATCGTCAGGAACTGAAAAATATCAAGCGCAATTTAACCAGCGATATTGCCTGGTTCGAGAATTGGGGAAATATTACACTAAAGGATATTAAAGACCTCAACGAAAAAGGGATTTATATTAAAACCTACCTGCTCGACGACAGGGAATTAAAGAAAATTTCTGATCGTGAAGACATCCAGGAAGTTGGCAAGATAAACGACCTGAACCAGGTTATTTTACTGACCAAAGATGCCGGTGAACGATTGTTGGAACTGGAAGCGCTTCCTTTTCCGCAAAACGAACTTGAAAATGCAAGAGAGCTATTGGATGCAACCAACAACGATCTGAAAAGTACCAAGGAATTTCTTCTTCAGTTACGCGAACAGAAAGCCGTGTTGGAAGACGGCTTAAAAGAACGCTTGCGTCGTTACGATGTTCGTAATGTTCAGTTTGGTGGTTTGGCTGTGGATAAACACGTTCGTTTCTGGAAAGGTTTTATTCCGCTGGAACACGTTGACGAATTTATTGAAACAGCAGAAAAGCGCCACTGGGGTTATATTATCGAGGATCCTTTACCGGAAGAAATGGAAGAGGTCCCTACCCTTGTGCGAACGCCAAAATGGGCACAGCGAATTCAGCCTGTAATGGATTTTATGGGACTGGTTCCGGGCTACAAGGAAATGGATGTTTCCAGAGTATTTATGGTATTCTTTACCTTTTTTACCGGAATTCTTGTTGGAGATGCCGGCTACGGACTGGTGTTCTTACTGATAACCTTTTTGGCGCACCGGAAGAAAAAGTTTGCCAAACAAATTGAGTTTGGGTTGATCTATACACTTTCCGTGTCGATTATGTTTTGGGGTATATTAACCGGAACATATTTTGGATCGGAAGCAATTGCCGAATGGCCGGTACTGCGCAGCTTAAAAATTGACGCGCTGGCCAGCTTTGGTGGCGACAGCCTTATTTTACAAAAAATCATGTTTTTGGTTGGTGCAATTCACCTTACCGTTGGGCACCTGCAGGTAGCGTGGAAATTTAATAATAGCGTTAGAGCCATCGCCCAATTCGGTTGGATTGCAATTATCTGGGGCCTGTACCTCATTGTAAACCAAATGGTACTGGGCATTGAAGCTCCGGCATTTATGGTTTGGCTATTTGTTGGCGGTGCTTTACTAGTAGCTCTGTTTTCAAAACCGGGGAAGAGCTTTTTTAAAGGCATGATTTCATCTATAGGAAGTTTACCACTCAGTATAATCAATGGTTTTTCCGACATTATTTCGTACATCCGATTGTATGCGGTTGGATTGGCAACGGTGTTAATGGCGGCAAGTTTTAACCAAATGGCCATTGGCGATGGTATTACTACAGTAGCTTCCGGAATTGGAGCAGTACTGGTTTTAATTTTAGGACACGGATTGAATATGATTTTGGCGGCAATGGCAGTGCTGGTTCATGGAGTACGGTTAAATATGCTTGAGTACGCCGGCCACGCCGAAGTTGAGTTTTCTGGAAATGAATATAAACCCTTCAAATTGAAGGACAACAAACAATAA
- a CDS encoding V-type ATP synthase subunit B, translating to MIRKEINRISEVGKALISVEGNPGVALNHVVELLEANTNQSLSFAKAINITEDSTRFQVFNGTQGLSTQTKIRMHEVPLTAGFSYNMLGRSFDGIGDVADGGPEIIFEKQISTRLDTLNPTVRLVPKQPLWTGIPMIDVFNTLVKSQKIPIFAGPTEPYNRLLSQIAQGAQADVIIFAGIGLKFDEYHYFKEQLSQSGNIDKTIMFTHLAGDSQIKGLMLPDVALSVSREFADQGKDVLVLLTDMTNWSNILRNVANYQDQIPSLQGYPGSLYSELAKRYEVAADIEGAGSITIIGATTLESLEDPVPDNTGYITEGQFFLDNGKLKLARSLSRLKQQVNDTTRNDHRPIMTVMASLLADAEKAYEAAEVGAANDAFSQKLLRYREDFIANMEEPFGEPIELEAALDKCWDILKRHFEPTETGLSKKLIEQYWN from the coding sequence ATGATACGAAAAGAAATAAATAGAATAAGTGAGGTCGGTAAAGCACTGATATCTGTTGAAGGAAATCCGGGTGTTGCACTCAACCACGTAGTTGAATTGCTGGAAGCAAACACCAACCAAAGTCTGTCGTTTGCCAAGGCCATTAATATTACTGAAGACTCAACGCGTTTCCAGGTGTTTAACGGGACACAGGGTTTGAGCACACAAACAAAAATTCGTATGCATGAGGTTCCGCTTACTGCTGGATTCTCGTACAACATGTTGGGCCGTAGTTTCGATGGTATTGGCGATGTGGCCGACGGCGGTCCTGAAATTATTTTTGAGAAACAAATTTCAACACGATTAGATACCTTAAATCCAACAGTTCGATTGGTTCCCAAGCAACCACTGTGGACAGGTATCCCAATGATCGATGTATTTAATACACTGGTAAAATCGCAGAAGATTCCAATTTTTGCCGGCCCTACCGAGCCATACAACCGATTGCTTTCGCAGATTGCGCAAGGTGCACAGGCCGATGTAATTATTTTTGCCGGTATTGGTTTGAAATTCGACGAGTACCATTACTTCAAGGAGCAGTTGTCACAATCGGGTAATATCGATAAAACAATCATGTTTACTCACCTTGCCGGCGACTCGCAGATTAAAGGTTTAATGCTGCCCGATGTAGCATTAAGTGTTTCTCGCGAATTTGCCGATCAGGGAAAAGACGTGTTGGTGCTGTTAACCGACATGACGAACTGGTCGAATATCTTGCGTAACGTGGCTAACTACCAGGATCAGATTCCTTCGCTGCAAGGTTATCCCGGTTCGTTATATTCAGAATTAGCAAAACGTTACGAGGTAGCCGCCGACATCGAAGGAGCAGGTTCGATAACCATTATCGGTGCTACAACGCTCGAGTCGCTTGAAGATCCGGTTCCTGATAATACCGGTTACATTACCGAGGGACAGTTCTTCCTTGACAATGGTAAGCTGAAACTAGCACGTTCGCTTTCGCGCTTAAAGCAGCAGGTAAACGACACTACCCGAAACGACCACCGCCCAATTATGACGGTGATGGCGTCGTTACTTGCCGATGCGGAAAAAGCTTACGAGGCAGCTGAAGTTGGTGCCGCAAACGATGCATTCTCGCAAAAGCTGCTACGTTACCGTGAAGATTTTATCGCAAATATGGAGGAACCATTTGGCGAACCTATTGAGCTGGAAGCCGCATTAGACAAATGCTGGGATATTTTAAAGCGACATTTTGAACCAACCGAAACCGGGTTGAGTAAAAAACTGATCGAGCAATATTGGAACTAA
- a CDS encoding universal stress protein, which yields MKQKKYSILALITPNKEGETVLKEALYLQKTLEVKLVILNVIEEPGFFERNFQSEETEVAIQKAKEELTTFVKNIVADDLPDDIVISVRAGNTVNVLLEKSKTDSLEFLLIDKSDGNYPGALDKDAINYLVSKSKCPVLTVHKDFGVPKIKNIAIPIDITQSTKKRLLWANFLAQKHNAKITILSALKANINVEKSLALKNAQKIRHLFWEHDIECDIKILKVYNHDAHQVILNYIKEEEPELVIIRTHEESVFSNTSIGKFVSEIVHGSKLPVFTVNYTPDPVESLFL from the coding sequence ATGAAACAGAAAAAATACAGCATTTTGGCACTAATAACGCCAAATAAAGAAGGCGAGACCGTTTTAAAAGAAGCACTCTATTTGCAAAAAACATTGGAAGTTAAACTGGTAATTTTAAATGTAATAGAAGAGCCGGGTTTTTTTGAACGAAATTTTCAATCCGAAGAAACTGAAGTAGCTATTCAGAAAGCCAAAGAAGAACTTACAACATTTGTAAAAAATATAGTTGCAGATGATCTTCCGGATGATATAGTAATATCGGTACGAGCCGGAAATACGGTAAATGTTTTATTAGAAAAATCGAAAACCGACAGCCTTGAATTTCTCTTAATCGACAAAAGCGATGGAAATTATCCGGGAGCTTTGGATAAAGATGCCATTAACTATCTGGTGAGTAAATCGAAATGCCCGGTTTTAACAGTGCATAAAGATTTTGGTGTACCAAAAATAAAAAACATTGCCATTCCAATCGATATCACTCAATCAACTAAGAAAAGACTTTTGTGGGCTAATTTTTTAGCCCAAAAACACAATGCAAAAATCACCATTTTATCGGCGCTAAAAGCCAATATTAATGTTGAAAAAAGCCTTGCATTAAAGAATGCACAAAAAATTCGACACTTGTTTTGGGAGCATGATATTGAGTGCGATATAAAAATATTAAAAGTGTACAATCACGATGCTCACCAGGTTATTCTTAATTACATAAAAGAAGAAGAACCCGAATTAGTAATAATTCGTACCCACGAGGAATCTGTTTTCTCGAATACCAGCATCGGGAAATTTGTCTCTGAAATAGTTCATGGTAGTAAGTTGCCGGTATTCACTGTCAATTACACACCTGACCCCGTCGAATCACTATTTCTTTAG